GGACCGGCACCGATGGAGCACCGTATGGTGGTCGGCCCCGCACCGAGGGAGCGCGAGTATGGAACGACGACGGATCCTCCTGGACGGGTCGGTGACCCCGATGGTCGTTGACGGTGACGACCTGGTGGCCGGCGACGGGCGACGCGTGGCCGAGTCCGAGGCCGTCCACCTGCCGCCCAGCGAGCCGTCCAAGATCCTGTGCGTACACCTCAACCACGTCAGCCGGGTGGAGGAGTTCCAGGTCTCCCTGCCCGCCGCGCCCACCTACTTCCAGAAGCCGACCTCTGCCCTGAACGGCCACCGTGGCGACGTGGTCAGGCCCGACCGCTGCCGGTGGCTCAACTACGAGGGCGAGATCGTCATCGTGATCGGCGAACCCTGCCGCAACATCAGCCCGGCCGAGGCCGGTGACCATATCGCCGGCTACACGATCGGCAACGACTACGGCCTGCACGACTTCCGCGACACCGACGCCGGATCCATGCTCCGGGTGAAGGGCTCCGACACCCTCTGTCCGGTAGGGCCCGGCCTGGTCACCGACTGGGATTTCCGGTCCAAGGGGATACGGACGCTGGTCAACGGCGAGGTGGCCCAGGACGGCAACACCGACGAGATGACCTGGGACATGCACTACCTGGTGGCCGACCTGGCCCGGACCATCACGCTGCTGCCCGGCGACATGGTCTTCTCCGGTACACCGGCCAACTCCCGACCGGTCCAACCCGGCGACGTGGTGACCGTGGAGGTCGAGGGCCTGGGTTCGCTCACCAACACCATCGTGAACGGGCCCACGTCCGTACGGGACGACTGCGGGGCCCAGCCCACTGAGTCGGAGGAGGTCCTGTCCACCGCCCTGGGCGGCGACTGGGAGTTCCGGGGGATCCGTCCGCCGAAGCGCTGACCCGACTCGTTCACCCGGCCGGGGGCCAGAGGGGAGCATGACACCGGTAGTCCGGTAAGGGCCCGGTGGTCGCCTCAGCTATCCACCCGTTAGCGGACACATTCCAAGAATTTGCATGCAAACGTACGGGGCTTCTATCATTTGGACCCTAACGACATTAGAGTCGGGCAGGGCTCCAAACGTTGGGGTCCGTGGGCCGCTGGCCAGATTTCTCCGGAGGGGCATGACATGAAGTCCAGATCCTTGATCGCGCTGTTGGCGGTATTCGGCCTCATGGCCGCAGCCTGTGGAAGCAGCGATGACGGGGCTGCGCCGGCAACCACTGCTGCGCCGGCAACCACTGCTGCGCCGGCAACCACTGCTGCGCCGGCCACCACTGCTGCGCCGGCCACCACCGCTGCGCCCGAAGACGACGGTGCTGTCGGGGTTCCGGCGACGGTGGGTCTGGATGTTGATGC
This region of Acidimicrobiales bacterium genomic DNA includes:
- a CDS encoding fumarylacetoacetate hydrolase family protein, with product MERRRILLDGSVTPMVVDGDDLVAGDGRRVAESEAVHLPPSEPSKILCVHLNHVSRVEEFQVSLPAAPTYFQKPTSALNGHRGDVVRPDRCRWLNYEGEIVIVIGEPCRNISPAEAGDHIAGYTIGNDYGLHDFRDTDAGSMLRVKGSDTLCPVGPGLVTDWDFRSKGIRTLVNGEVAQDGNTDEMTWDMHYLVADLARTITLLPGDMVFSGTPANSRPVQPGDVVTVEVEGLGSLTNTIVNGPTSVRDDCGAQPTESEEVLSTALGGDWEFRGIRPPKR